One genomic window of Coleofasciculus chthonoplastes PCC 7420 includes the following:
- a CDS encoding rhodanese-like domain-containing protein has protein sequence MSAQSFNQSIPQISVEELAQRINQSPQGLQLIDVREPQEVAIAHIQGFDVLPLSEFAQWSDQIHSRFEAEAETLVMCHHGIRSAQMCQWLADQGFTNVKNVVGGIDAYSATVDPTIPRY, from the coding sequence ATGTCAGCTCAATCCTTTAATCAATCTATTCCCCAAATCAGTGTTGAGGAACTCGCGCAGCGGATCAACCAATCCCCGCAAGGACTTCAGCTTATCGACGTGCGAGAACCCCAGGAAGTCGCGATCGCGCATATTCAGGGGTTTGATGTTCTCCCCTTAAGCGAATTTGCCCAATGGTCCGACCAAATCCACAGCCGCTTTGAAGCTGAGGCTGAAACCTTGGTGATGTGTCACCACGGTATCCGTTCGGCTCAAATGTGTCAGTGGTTAGCGGATCAGGGGTTTACCAATGTCAAAAATGTCGTCGGTGGAATTGATGCATACTCCGCAACGGTCGATCCTACCATCCCTCGCTACTAG
- a CDS encoding phosphoribosylanthranilate isomerase yields the protein MEPTIRPRVKICCISSMNEANLAIRYGAAAIGLVSEMPSGPGIVSEGLIAQVTTKVPPGVSSFLLTSKFDTLAIVAQQRRLGVNTIQICDRLQWGSHDDLRQALPGIAIVQAIHITSEAAIEEALAVAPSVSALILDSGNPLLPEKELGRTGRVHDWTISRRIRELVNVPVFLAGGLTPDNVKDAIQAVQPFGVDVCSGVRTNGKLDEDKLSEFFNQVYKSFKTQ from the coding sequence ATGGAACCAACAATCCGACCCAGAGTTAAAATTTGCTGCATTAGTAGCATGAACGAAGCCAATTTAGCCATTCGTTATGGCGCTGCTGCCATAGGCTTAGTATCCGAGATGCCCAGTGGACCGGGTATAGTGTCTGAAGGCTTGATTGCCCAAGTCACCACTAAAGTCCCTCCGGGTGTCTCTTCATTTCTACTCACCAGTAAATTTGATACCTTAGCCATTGTTGCCCAGCAACGACGCCTAGGCGTTAACACGATTCAGATTTGCGATCGCCTACAGTGGGGAAGCCATGATGATTTACGTCAGGCATTACCTGGAATTGCCATTGTCCAAGCGATTCATATTACCAGCGAAGCCGCGATCGAGGAAGCGTTAGCCGTTGCACCCTCGGTTTCTGCATTGATACTCGATTCGGGGAATCCCCTGTTACCAGAAAAAGAACTGGGCAGAACCGGGCGAGTTCATGATTGGACGATTAGCCGACGCATCCGGGAATTAGTCAACGTGCCTGTTTTCTTAGCGGGTGGACTCACTCCAGATAATGTCAAGGATGCGATTCAAGCGGTTCAACCCTTTGGCGTGGATGTCTGTAGTGGGGTTCGCACGAATGGCAAATTAGATGAAGATAAGCTCTCTGAGTTCTTCAATCAAGTGTACAAAAGTTTCAAAACTCAGTAA
- a CDS encoding caspase family protein — protein MYHLSRRHFLQFAGSTLATLGLSQWDIIQKSHRYAKVLAQDTPRKLALLVGINQYPNSDRFGNLAGCVTDVDLQEYLLIHRFGFHPHDIVRLTSDETPNKQPTRQIILTAFEEHLIKQAKPGDVVVFHFSGHGSRLYDPNSLQNCPNQIVNDQLNSTLVPADDGQNGIALDIMGRSLFLLMSALNTENVTAVLDSCYSGGGTRGNFRVRSVSGKEFQPSPEEIAYQKRWMEMLQLSPEKVTNRRCRGVAKGIVVASAQRDQEALDAYLGGFYAGAFTYLMTQYLWQETDTVGNAIAKIAHNIKSLSSQVPLADGDRNRPIYFFNRQVPPADAVITQVNGDEAMLWLGGVGRESLEAFQPGATFAMANDGGQNSGKLELVSRDGLWGEAKLVERGGVTSLQPGMLLQEYSRVIPANLTLRLGVDPSLSGEINLLQNAIAALPRTEIVPAQPGNVPYPGGVQSILSRVSADSRRELQRDGVANLPAVGSIGLFTEAFVPVPRSFGEVGETVVGAIERLEPKLKSFLATHIIKKTLNAGASQLNVDVSMHLVEEPEQVLARTTTGREQASQESVYPNRLPVQKLFQFRVTNRESEPLYLTTLLIDSTGGLVVVFPYLYPTSNEGMRLDPGRTLTIGDPKQLRLQAKESGTAEALVIASRTPMERAVKTLVSLAQELNRSEGALALREPVEVVGDLLADLSEERSIAAVRARRISTAEIATLSITFEVS, from the coding sequence ATGTATCACCTTTCTCGCCGTCACTTCTTACAATTTGCTGGCTCAACTTTAGCCACCTTGGGATTAAGCCAGTGGGATATTATCCAAAAAAGCCATCGCTATGCTAAAGTTCTCGCCCAAGATACTCCACGCAAGTTGGCGCTGTTAGTCGGAATTAATCAGTATCCCAATAGCGATCGCTTCGGCAATTTAGCAGGCTGTGTCACAGATGTAGATTTGCAAGAATACCTGCTGATTCACCGTTTTGGTTTCCATCCCCATGATATTGTCCGCTTAACAAGTGATGAAACTCCGAACAAGCAACCGACTCGCCAGATAATCTTAACTGCGTTTGAAGAACATTTAATTAAACAAGCCAAACCCGGAGATGTCGTTGTTTTCCATTTTTCCGGTCATGGTTCCCGATTATACGACCCAAATTCCCTCCAAAATTGCCCCAACCAAATTGTTAATGATCAATTGAATAGCACATTAGTTCCTGCTGATGATGGGCAAAATGGCATTGCACTAGATATTATGGGACGCAGTTTATTTCTGTTGATGTCGGCGTTAAATACTGAAAATGTTACGGCAGTACTGGATAGTTGTTACTCTGGGGGTGGCACTCGTGGAAACTTTCGCGTGCGTTCCGTTTCCGGTAAAGAATTTCAACCCAGCCCGGAAGAAATTGCCTATCAAAAGCGCTGGATGGAAATGTTACAACTATCTCCGGAAAAAGTTACTAATCGGCGCTGTCGGGGAGTCGCTAAAGGGATTGTTGTTGCCTCCGCGCAACGGGATCAAGAAGCTTTAGATGCCTATTTAGGTGGCTTTTATGCAGGTGCATTTACCTACCTGATGACACAGTATCTCTGGCAGGAAACGGATACGGTAGGGAATGCTATTGCCAAGATTGCTCACAACATAAAGTCCCTTTCTAGTCAAGTGCCGTTAGCGGATGGCGATCGCAATCGTCCTATCTACTTTTTTAACCGACAAGTGCCTCCTGCGGATGCGGTGATTACCCAAGTTAACGGTGATGAGGCAATGTTGTGGCTGGGGGGAGTTGGGAGAGAAAGTTTGGAAGCCTTCCAACCGGGTGCTACATTTGCAATGGCAAACGATGGGGGACAGAATTCTGGCAAGCTAGAGTTGGTATCCCGTGACGGTTTGTGGGGGGAAGCGAAGTTAGTGGAACGGGGGGGAGTGACTTCGCTACAACCGGGAATGCTGCTGCAAGAGTACAGTCGCGTCATTCCGGCGAATCTCACCCTCCGCCTCGGTGTCGATCCGTCACTTTCGGGTGAGATTAATCTACTACAAAATGCGATCGCGGCTCTGCCTCGGACGGAAATCGTTCCCGCACAACCGGGAAATGTTCCCTATCCTGGCGGCGTGCAATCTATCCTCAGTCGCGTCAGTGCCGATTCTCGTCGGGAATTGCAACGGGATGGGGTTGCGAATCTTCCGGCTGTGGGTAGTATTGGTTTATTTACGGAAGCCTTTGTCCCCGTACCGCGATCGTTTGGTGAGGTGGGAGAGACGGTTGTGGGTGCGATCGAACGTCTCGAACCTAAACTAAAATCGTTTTTAGCTACCCATATTATTAAAAAAACGCTCAATGCAGGGGCTTCTCAACTAAATGTGGACGTGTCGATGCATTTGGTAGAAGAACCGGAACAGGTACTTGCTAGAACGACGACGGGGCGAGAGCAAGCCAGTCAAGAGTCAGTGTATCCTAACCGCTTACCCGTACAAAAGCTGTTTCAGTTTCGCGTCACGAACCGGGAAAGCGAACCCCTGTATCTGACAACGCTGTTGATTGACTCAACTGGTGGGTTAGTGGTAGTGTTTCCCTATCTTTATCCCACGTCTAATGAAGGGATGCGCTTAGATCCAGGGCGCACTTTAACGATTGGCGATCCGAAGCAATTGAGGTTACAGGCGAAGGAAAGCGGAACGGCTGAAGCGTTGGTAATTGCTAGCCGCACACCGATGGAAAGGGCGGTTAAAACGTTGGTATCGTTAGCGCAGGAGTTGAATCGGAGTGAGGGGGCGTTGGCGTTGAGGGAACCGGTTGAGGTGGTTGGGGATTTGTTGGCGGATTTGAGTGAGGAACGCAGTATTGCGGCTGTGAGAGCGAGGCGTATCAGTACGGCGGAAATTGCCACATTGTCGATTACATTTGAGGTGAGCTGA
- a CDS encoding DUF3352 domain-containing protein, which translates to MTMKLRSFFYALVASVVMLLLLAGGGWFWVSAHSPLNLLQEQEVKTPTAAIFVPKQAPAMISLLVNPDRLAALREVMVPPQKRRGAIAEFKQLENSLLANLGLDYQRDIQPWIDDELTLAVTSLDVDRNPENAAQPGYLLVFTTNDPEAAQEQVYSRLAITDPADLVVESYKGVNLIYQSSNPPGKKVAKDTDSRSIPDTLTSAIVGDRFVLYANQPKVLRNAINTVQVADLSLAENFDYQQLLQSLTEPRIGFSVVNVPALAAWISNQPIPNRESFEASKSLAITLSLTRQGLLAQTAIPRSKSSPEPITPVLSQPVDALQYIPTQSALAIAGVNLNQFWEQLSTRLETDENLSSLLDQGIAQLESRWGIQLPEEIFSWVEGDYALSLFPRPDQPNPDWIFVAQTANNDRAIDAIEHLDIVAKQQGLNVGELPFGDRTTTAWTKLVTGKALKNRQDGLLSLQAQVRGVHTTVEDYEVFATSIEAMDAALGGVKDSLVQNLDFQNAIAALPARNDGYFYLNWLESQPLIERQLPILRVVELIGQPLFNHLRSLTITSYGVNQDVQQSQLFFQWVDRSSG; encoded by the coding sequence ATGACAATGAAACTACGCTCGTTTTTTTATGCCTTAGTAGCCAGTGTGGTAATGTTGCTGTTACTCGCTGGCGGTGGTTGGTTTTGGGTTAGCGCCCACAGCCCCCTAAATCTCTTGCAGGAACAAGAGGTCAAGACTCCCACGGCGGCGATTTTTGTGCCGAAACAAGCCCCCGCCATGATATCGTTGCTTGTGAATCCAGACCGTTTGGCTGCGTTGCGGGAAGTGATGGTTCCACCCCAGAAGCGACGAGGTGCGATCGCGGAATTTAAGCAACTGGAAAATAGTCTGCTGGCGAATTTGGGACTGGATTATCAACGGGACATTCAACCCTGGATTGATGATGAACTGACGCTGGCGGTAACGTCGTTAGATGTTGACCGGAATCCCGAAAATGCGGCACAACCAGGATATTTACTTGTTTTTACGACCAACGATCCTGAAGCCGCGCAGGAACAGGTTTATTCTCGACTCGCGATTACCGACCCAGCCGATTTAGTGGTTGAATCCTATAAAGGGGTCAACCTAATTTATCAATCCTCGAATCCCCCAGGGAAAAAGGTAGCAAAGGATACAGACTCTCGTTCCATCCCGGATACCTTAACCAGCGCGATTGTGGGCGATCGCTTTGTCCTCTACGCCAATCAGCCTAAGGTCTTGCGGAATGCGATTAATACGGTACAAGTTGCCGATTTGAGTTTGGCAGAAAATTTCGATTATCAACAACTGCTGCAAAGTCTGACGGAACCACGTATTGGATTCAGCGTGGTGAATGTACCCGCCCTAGCCGCTTGGATTTCCAATCAACCCATTCCTAATCGCGAGTCGTTTGAGGCGTCCAAAAGCTTGGCGATTACCTTGTCCCTCACTCGTCAGGGGTTGTTAGCACAAACGGCGATTCCTCGGTCAAAATCGAGTCCAGAACCGATTACCCCAGTCCTATCTCAGCCTGTTGATGCTCTCCAGTACATTCCCACCCAAAGTGCGTTAGCAATTGCTGGGGTGAATTTAAACCAATTTTGGGAACAACTGTCCACCCGACTGGAAACCGATGAGAATCTAAGTAGCTTACTCGACCAAGGAATTGCCCAGTTAGAGTCTCGTTGGGGGATTCAATTACCAGAAGAGATTTTCAGTTGGGTGGAAGGGGATTATGCCCTATCCCTGTTTCCTCGACCGGATCAACCGAATCCCGACTGGATTTTTGTGGCGCAAACGGCTAATAATGATCGGGCAATTGACGCGATTGAGCATTTGGATATCGTCGCCAAGCAGCAGGGACTCAATGTGGGAGAACTCCCGTTTGGCGATCGCACGACGACGGCGTGGACGAAGTTGGTGACAGGGAAAGCGCTGAAGAATCGCCAAGATGGGTTGTTAAGTCTACAAGCCCAAGTTCGGGGGGTTCATACCACTGTGGAAGACTATGAAGTGTTTGCCACATCCATTGAGGCGATGGACGCCGCCCTTGGGGGCGTGAAGGATTCACTGGTTCAGAACCTAGACTTCCAGAACGCGATCGCCGCTTTACCTGCTCGAAATGATGGGTATTTCTATCTAAACTGGTTAGAGAGCCAACCCTTAATTGAGCGTCAGCTTCCCATTTTGCGGGTGGTGGAACTCATTGGTCAACCTTTATTTAACCACCTGCGATCGCTAACCATTACCAGTTATGGTGTGAATCAGGATGTTCAACAGAGTCAGTTATTTTTTCAATGGGTTGATCGTTCCTCTGGCTAA
- a CDS encoding CHAT domain-containing protein, whose protein sequence is MYRHFYRLSIVTATLLIGFSCPLPVVGNSGGSDTALAQAQTIEERNNQALLLHVVGFQQYQKGQLREALETFQKALAIVREIGERKGEGVTLYSIGLVYEELGQRYKALENFQQALAIYAETGDQNKELATLSRIGLIYASLGQDDKTLEVFQQALGITRTINNKLEEGRILGGIGSVYRNLEQYPKALEYFQQAVVIYRETDDKVLEGSALNAIGGIYDKWGQYPKALEFYTQALAIHEEIDDKHTKGATLNGLGLVYDSLGQYPKALDHFQQALALVQQLDDQEAKASTLNNIAGVYYNLGQYFKALENFQQALVIRQEIGDKVGEAATLSNTGLAYHKLGEYPKALENFQQALTITKEISSKNGEAATLNNIGLIYRNLGQYTKALESYSQALAITIEIENKAGEGSALNNIGRVYYSLGQSLEALESFQQALAIFKEIGERAEEGNTLTNIGRVYNILGQYDRAENELFAAIEAWESLRSRELKDNQKISIFEQQAHTYRFLQQTLVAQNKFDQALEIAERSRGRALVELLDSKLSQNPNDQLNIKPPTIEEIKQIASEQNATLVQYSVIPEPFKVQGKEEWQPSKLYIWVIKPTGEIAFKQVDLKSLDTSLKNLVTTSRDNIGVRGRSLFDVTVVNPQPENSTEKLRQLHKLLIAPIADLLPKDPNERVIFIPQDSLFLVPFPALQDEQGKYLVEKHTILTAPAIQVLDLTRKQKHNIQNSTGDVLVVGNPTMPKIQFGELVANLTPLPGAEREANQIADFFNTEALIGSQATKATVMEKMQQARIIHLATHGLLHDFKGFGVPGAIALAPSGKPDDVVDGLLTAGEIFDMKLSADLVVLSACDTGRGDIKGDGVIGLSRSLISAGVPSILVSLWAVNDDSTAFLMTEFYRNLQQNPDKAVALRQAMLTTMKQYPNPKQWAAFTLIGEAE, encoded by the coding sequence ATGTATCGTCATTTCTACCGTCTTAGCATTGTTACTGCCACCTTACTCATCGGGTTCAGTTGTCCGTTACCAGTGGTGGGGAATAGTGGGGGAAGCGATACTGCATTGGCGCAGGCGCAGACAATAGAAGAACGGAATAATCAGGCATTACTTCTGCACGTAGTAGGCTTCCAGCAGTATCAAAAAGGTCAGTTGAGAGAAGCTTTGGAAACATTTCAAAAAGCTTTGGCGATTGTTAGAGAAATTGGAGAACGTAAAGGTGAAGGAGTTACTCTCTACAGTATTGGTTTAGTTTACGAGGAGTTGGGACAACGCTACAAAGCTTTAGAGAACTTTCAGCAAGCTTTAGCGATTTACGCCGAAACTGGCGATCAAAATAAGGAATTGGCAACTCTTAGCCGTATTGGGCTAATTTACGCTAGCTTGGGACAGGACGATAAAACCTTGGAAGTATTTCAGCAAGCTTTAGGAATTACCAGAACAATTAACAATAAATTAGAGGAAGGGAGAATACTCGGTGGTATCGGATCAGTCTATCGTAACTTGGAGCAATATCCCAAAGCCTTAGAGTATTTTCAGCAAGCTGTAGTCATTTACAGAGAAACTGACGACAAGGTATTAGAAGGATCGGCTCTCAATGCGATTGGGGGGATTTACGACAAATGGGGACAATACCCCAAAGCCTTAGAGTTCTATACCCAAGCTTTAGCGATCCACGAAGAAATTGACGATAAGCACACCAAAGGAGCTACTCTTAATGGACTTGGATTAGTTTATGACAGCTTGGGACAATACCCCAAAGCCTTGGATCACTTTCAGCAAGCATTAGCCCTTGTCCAACAACTTGACGACCAAGAGGCAAAAGCAAGTACTCTTAACAATATTGCAGGAGTTTACTACAATCTGGGACAATACTTTAAAGCTTTGGAGAACTTCCAGCAAGCTTTAGTCATTCGTCAAGAGATTGGCGACAAAGTAGGAGAAGCGGCTACTCTCAGCAATACAGGATTAGCCTATCACAAGTTGGGAGAATACCCCAAAGCTTTGGAGAATTTTCAGCAAGCTTTAACGATTACCAAGGAAATTAGCTCTAAAAATGGGGAAGCGGCTACTCTTAACAATATTGGGTTAATCTATCGCAACTTGGGACAATATACCAAAGCATTAGAGTCCTATAGTCAAGCTTTAGCGATTACCATAGAAATTGAAAATAAAGCAGGAGAAGGCTCTGCTCTCAATAATATTGGGCGCGTTTACTATAGTTTGGGACAGTCCCTTGAAGCCTTGGAGAGCTTTCAACAAGCTCTAGCGATTTTTAAAGAAATTGGTGAGCGAGCAGAAGAAGGTAATACGCTTACTAATATCGGAAGGGTTTACAATATTTTAGGTCAATACGATAGAGCAGAAAATGAATTATTCGCAGCTATTGAGGCTTGGGAGTCACTACGATCGCGAGAATTAAAAGATAACCAGAAAATCTCCATTTTTGAACAGCAAGCTCATACCTATCGCTTCCTGCAACAAACATTGGTCGCGCAGAATAAATTTGACCAAGCCTTAGAAATTGCCGAACGCAGTCGCGGACGTGCTTTGGTGGAGCTATTAGACTCTAAGCTTTCACAAAATCCCAACGATCAACTCAATATCAAACCCCCAACCATTGAAGAAATTAAGCAAATTGCCTCCGAACAAAACGCCACACTAGTTCAGTATTCGGTTATTCCTGAACCGTTCAAAGTTCAAGGAAAAGAAGAATGGCAGCCCTCAAAACTTTACATCTGGGTCATCAAACCCACAGGTGAAATTGCCTTTAAGCAAGTAGATCTCAAATCCCTCGATACATCCCTAAAAAACCTCGTTACCACCAGCCGTGATAATATTGGTGTCAGAGGTCGCAGTCTCTTCGATGTAACCGTCGTCAATCCCCAACCCGAAAACTCAACCGAAAAATTACGGCAACTCCATAAACTACTCATCGCCCCCATTGCCGACTTGCTACCCAAAGACCCCAACGAGCGAGTCATCTTCATCCCGCAAGACTCCCTCTTTCTCGTCCCCTTCCCCGCCCTGCAAGACGAGCAAGGCAAATACTTAGTAGAAAAACATACCATCCTCACCGCACCCGCCATCCAAGTTCTCGACTTAACCCGCAAGCAGAAGCACAACATTCAAAACTCAACCGGAGATGTGCTAGTCGTCGGCAATCCTACCATGCCCAAAATCCAATTTGGGGAATTAGTTGCCAACTTAACCCCTCTCCCTGGTGCAGAACGAGAAGCCAATCAAATTGCCGACTTCTTCAACACCGAAGCCCTGATAGGTAGCCAAGCCACCAAAGCAACAGTGATGGAGAAAATGCAGCAGGCACGCATCATTCATCTAGCCACCCACGGCTTACTCCATGATTTTAAAGGCTTTGGCGTACCAGGAGCGATCGCCCTTGCCCCTTCCGGTAAACCTGATGATGTCGTTGATGGTTTACTCACCGCCGGGGAAATCTTCGACATGAAACTCTCTGCCGATTTAGTCGTCCTCAGCGCTTGCGACACCGGGCGCGGCGACATTAAAGGAGATGGTGTCATTGGCTTATCTCGCTCGTTAATATCTGCCGGAGTTCCCAGTATTTTAGTATCCCTCTGGGCAGTTAACGATGATTCTACCGCCTTTTTAATGACAGAATTTTACCGCAATTTACAACAAAATCCTGACAAAGCCGTTGCCCTACGTCAGGCAATGCTGACAACAATGAAACAATATCCTAATCCTAAACAATGGGCAGCGTTTACCCTCATCGGTGAGGCTGAGTAA